A genomic region of Pseudopipra pipra isolate bDixPip1 chromosome W, bDixPip1.hap1, whole genome shotgun sequence contains the following coding sequences:
- the LOC135404557 gene encoding olfactory receptor 14C36-like yields MPNSSSMPQFLLLAFADRRELQLLHFWLFLAISLAALLANGLILSAVACDHHLHTPMGFFLLNLSLTDLGSICTTVPKAMHNSLWDTTTISYTGCAAQLFFFVFFISAEYFLLTIMCYDRYVAICKPLHYGTLLGSRACAHMAAAAWATGFLNSLLHTVNTFSLPLCRGNALGQFFCELPHILKLSCSQSYVRELGFMVFNACLGFGCFVFIVFSYVQIFRAVLRIPSQQGQHKAFSMCLPHLAVVSLFISTVVFAYLKPPSISSPSLDLALSVLYSVVPPALNPLIYSLRNQKLKDALRKMMTGCFSGAIKCLYSGV; encoded by the coding sequence atgcccaacagcagctccatgccccagttcctcctcctggcattcgcagacaggcgggagctgcagctcctgcacttctggctcttcctggccatctccctggctgccctcctggccaacggcctcatcctcagcgccgtagcctgtgaccaccacctgcacacccccatgggcttcttcctgctcaacctctccctcacagacctgggctccatctgcaccactgtccccaaagccatgcacaattccctctgggacaccacaaccatctcctacacaggatgtgctgcacagctctttttctttgtcttcttcatctcagcagagtatttcctcctcaccatcatgtgctacgaccgctacgttgccatctgcaaacccctgcactacgggaccctcctgggcagcagagcttgtgcccacatggcagcagctgcctgggccactggctttctcaattCACTGTTGCACACAgtcaatacattttccctgcccctgtgccgtggcaatgccctgggccagttcttctgtgaactcccacacatcctcaagctctcctgctcacaatCCTATGTCAGGGAACTTGGGTTCATGGTGTTCAATGCCTGTTtagggtttggttgttttgttttcattgtgttctcctatgtgcagatcttcagggctgtgctaagaatcccctctcagcagggacagcacaaagccttttccatgtgcctccctcacctggccgtggtctcctTGTTTATCAGCACTGTGGtgtttgcctacctgaagcccccctccatctcctccccatccctggatctggccctgtcagttctgtactcggtggttcctccagcactgaaccccctcatctacagcctgaggaatcAGAAGCTTaaggatgccctgagaaaaatgatgactggatgcttttcaggagcaataaagtgcctgtattctggtgtgtag
- the LOC135405405 gene encoding olfactory receptor 14A16-like → MPNSSSVPQFLLLAFADRRELQLLHFWLFLAISLAALLANGLILSAIACDHHLHTPRYFFLLNLSLTDLGCICTTVPKAMHSSLWDTTTISYMGCAAQLFFFAFFISAEFSLLTIMCYDRYVAICKPLHYGTLLGSRACAHMAAAAWATGFLTALLHTANTFSLPLCQGNALGQFFCEIPHILKLSCSHSGYLREIGLIVVSICLIFGGFVFFVFSYVQIFRAVLRIPSQQGRHKAFSTCLPHLAVVSLFISTLFFAHLKPPSISSPSLDLIVSLMYSVVSPTLNPLIYSLRNQELKDALRKIITGCFSEAINSPSSACYVPH, encoded by the coding sequence atgcccaacagcagctccgtgccccagttcctcctcctggcattcgcagacaggcgggagctgcagctcctgcacttctggctcttcctggccatctccctggctgccctcctggccaacggcctcatcctcagcgccatagcctgtgaccaccacctgcacacccccaggtacttcttcctgctcaacctctccctcacagacctgggctgcatctgcaccactgtccccaaagccatgcacagttccctctgggacaccacaaccatctcctacatgggatgtgctgcacagctctttttctttgccttcttcatctcagcagagttttccctcctcaccatcatgtgctacgaccgctacgttgccatctgcaaacccctgcactacgggaccctcctgggcagcagagcttgtgcccacatggcagcagctgcctgggccactgggtttctcactgctctgctgcacacagccaatacattttccctgcccctgtgccagggcaatgccctgggccagttcttctgtgaaatcccacacatcctcaagctctcctgctcacactcaggctacctcagggaaattgggcttaTTGTGGTTAGTATCTGTCTAatatttggtggttttgttttctttgttttctcctatgtgcagatcttcagggctgtgctgaggatcccctctcagcagggacggcacaaagccttttccacgtgcctccctcacctggccgtggtctccctgtttatCAGCACTTTATTCTTTGCCCACCTGAAGCCCccttccatctcctccccatccctagATCTTATTGTGTCACTCATGTATTCAGTGGTGTCTCcaacactgaaccccctcatctacagcctgaggaaccaggagctcaaggatgccctgaggaaaatcataactgggtgtttttcagaagcaataaactctccttcttctgcttgttatgtacctcattaa